From one Burkholderiales bacterium genomic stretch:
- the rlmB gene encoding 23S rRNA (guanosine(2251)-2'-O)-methyltransferase RlmB: MSKAIVFGFHAVSARLRQRAGTVKEILIDAQRHDARVRKLLEAASAAGVGVRKVAGRRLTELVGGAPHQGVVAFVEQIDSGASLESVLASAREPALLLVLDGVQDPHNLGACLRVADAMGAQALVVPRDRTVGLTPTVEKVASGAAQSVPYITVTNLARTLRELQERGLWVVGAAQQADAPLAACDLTRACALVLGAEGAGLRRLTAECCDELAAIPMMGTVESLNVSVAAGICLYEARRQRAGRSVSP, encoded by the coding sequence GTGAGCAAGGCGATCGTGTTCGGCTTCCACGCGGTTAGCGCGCGGCTGCGTCAGCGCGCCGGCACCGTGAAGGAGATCCTGATCGACGCGCAGCGGCACGATGCGCGGGTGCGCAAGCTGCTGGAGGCGGCAAGCGCGGCCGGCGTCGGCGTCCGGAAGGTTGCGGGGCGCCGGCTGACCGAACTGGTCGGCGGTGCCCCGCATCAGGGCGTGGTGGCATTCGTCGAGCAAATCGACAGCGGCGCTTCGCTCGAATCGGTGCTGGCCTCGGCGCGCGAGCCCGCGCTGCTGCTCGTGCTGGACGGGGTGCAAGACCCGCACAATCTGGGTGCCTGCCTTCGCGTGGCGGACGCGATGGGCGCGCAGGCGCTGGTGGTCCCGAGGGATCGGACGGTCGGCCTCACGCCGACAGTGGAGAAGGTCGCCTCGGGAGCGGCTCAGAGCGTGCCCTACATCACGGTCACCAATCTGGCGCGCACGCTGCGGGAATTGCAGGAGCGTGGACTGTGGGTGGTCGGTGCCGCGCAGCAAGCGGACGCGCCGCTCGCCGCCTGCGACCTGACCCGCGCCTGCGCGCTGGTGCTCGGTGCCGAAGGCGCGGGACTGCGCCGGCTCACCGCCGAGTGCTGCGACGAGCTGGCGGCCATTCCGATGATGGGTACGGTGGAGAGCCTCAACGTTTCGGTCGCGGCCGGCATCTGCCTCTACGAGGCGCGGCGCCAGCGCGCCGGGAGATCGGTAAGCCCTTGA
- the rnr gene encoding ribonuclease R produces the protein MKTTRKRRSSDSASALRARDPHLEREASRYEHPLPSREFILQLLEEQGVPVSQQKLVRMLGIRPEEEELFARRLAAMERDGQIIRNRKNAICVVGKLDLVAGTVQGHPDGYGFLVPDAGGPDLFLNPGEMSRVLHGDRVLARPSGVSARGKAEAVVVEVLERANKLVVGRYLREHGIGFVVPEDKRISQDILIPAEATRGAGEGQVVVAEIVEQPTRHAQPIGRITEVLGNFDAPGMEIEIALRKHRLPYVFSGEVQKLCERFPAAVTSRELEGRQDLRHLSLVTIDGETAKDFDDAVYCERRGRGFKLWVAIADVSHYVKHGDPIDREARERGNSVYFPRRVIPMLPEVLSNELCSLKPGVDRLCLVCELDVGARGEIAHFRFYPAVMHSRARLTYTEVAQALADPDSGAAGRLDSLLPMLRDLHDLFQAFSSARSRRGAIDFETIETQMFFDAHGKIERIVASERNDAHRIIEECMLAANVCASDFLRAHDHPALYRIHEGPTPEKLAALREFLAEFGLHLTGGDAPRAKDYARLLEKVKSRPDAQLLQTVMLRSLQQAVYSPENVGHFGLAYESYTHFTSPIRRYPDLLIHRAIKAVLAGERYDPGDWRELGRHCSETERRADEATRDVEAWLKCYYMQDRVGESFDGTVSAVAPFGIFVALDAVYVEGLVHVSELGDDYFHFDPARHLLQGERHGSRFRLGDRVRVRLVRVDLEQSRIDFVLDQARVRR, from the coding sequence ATGAAGACCACCAGAAAACGGCGCAGTTCCGATTCGGCTTCCGCGCTGCGCGCGCGCGACCCGCATCTGGAGCGCGAGGCGAGCCGCTACGAGCACCCTCTGCCCAGCCGCGAATTCATCCTGCAGCTGCTCGAGGAGCAAGGCGTGCCCGTGAGCCAGCAGAAGCTCGTGCGCATGCTCGGCATCCGGCCCGAAGAGGAAGAGCTGTTCGCGCGGCGGCTGGCCGCGATGGAGCGCGACGGGCAAATCATCCGCAACCGCAAGAACGCGATCTGCGTCGTGGGCAAGCTCGATCTGGTTGCCGGTACCGTTCAGGGACATCCGGATGGCTACGGCTTCCTGGTTCCGGACGCAGGCGGGCCGGATCTGTTCCTCAATCCGGGCGAGATGTCGCGCGTGCTGCACGGCGACCGCGTGCTCGCGCGCCCCTCCGGGGTCAGCGCGCGCGGCAAGGCCGAGGCCGTCGTCGTGGAAGTGCTGGAGCGTGCGAACAAGCTGGTGGTCGGGCGCTACCTGCGCGAGCACGGCATCGGCTTCGTGGTGCCGGAGGACAAGCGCATCAGCCAGGACATCCTGATTCCGGCCGAGGCTACCCGTGGGGCTGGCGAAGGCCAGGTCGTGGTGGCGGAGATCGTCGAACAGCCCACGCGCCATGCTCAGCCGATCGGACGGATCACCGAAGTGCTCGGCAACTTCGACGCCCCGGGCATGGAGATCGAGATCGCGCTGCGCAAGCACCGCCTGCCTTATGTGTTTTCCGGCGAAGTGCAGAAGCTGTGCGAGAGGTTTCCCGCTGCAGTCACCAGCCGGGAACTCGAGGGCAGGCAGGACTTGCGGCACCTTTCGCTGGTGACGATCGACGGAGAAACAGCAAAGGATTTCGACGACGCGGTGTACTGCGAGCGGCGCGGCAGGGGTTTCAAGCTCTGGGTGGCGATCGCCGACGTGAGCCACTATGTCAAGCACGGCGATCCGATCGACCGCGAAGCCCGGGAGCGTGGCAACTCCGTCTATTTCCCGCGGCGCGTGATCCCCATGCTGCCCGAGGTGCTGTCCAACGAACTGTGCTCGCTCAAGCCGGGGGTGGACCGGTTGTGCCTGGTCTGCGAACTCGACGTGGGCGCGCGCGGTGAAATCGCGCACTTCCGCTTCTATCCGGCGGTGATGCATTCACGCGCCCGGCTCACCTACACGGAGGTGGCCCAGGCGCTTGCCGACCCGGATAGCGGGGCGGCGGGGCGGCTGGACAGCCTGCTGCCGATGCTGCGCGATCTGCATGACCTGTTCCAGGCGTTCTCCAGCGCGAGAAGCCGCCGGGGCGCGATCGACTTCGAGACGATCGAGACTCAGATGTTCTTCGACGCGCACGGCAAGATCGAGCGCATTGTCGCGAGCGAGCGCAACGACGCCCACCGTATCATCGAGGAATGCATGCTTGCGGCCAATGTGTGCGCCTCGGATTTCCTGCGCGCACACGATCATCCGGCCCTGTACCGGATTCACGAGGGACCGACGCCCGAGAAGCTCGCGGCGCTGCGCGAGTTTCTCGCCGAGTTCGGTCTTCACCTGACCGGCGGCGACGCGCCGCGGGCCAAGGACTATGCCCGGCTGCTGGAGAAGGTGAAGTCGCGTCCGGACGCGCAACTGCTGCAAACCGTGATGCTCAGGTCGCTGCAACAGGCGGTCTACAGTCCGGAAAACGTAGGCCACTTCGGCCTGGCCTACGAGTCCTATACCCACTTCACCTCCCCCATCCGGCGCTATCCGGACTTGCTCATTCACCGCGCCATCAAGGCGGTGCTCGCGGGCGAGCGCTACGATCCGGGCGACTGGCGCGAACTGGGTCGGCATTGCTCGGAGACCGAACGCCGCGCCGACGAAGCCACCCGCGACGTGGAGGCGTGGCTGAAGTGCTACTACATGCAGGACCGCGTGGGCGAGTCGTTTGACGGCACGGTGAGCGCAGTGGCACCGTTCGGGATTTTCGTCGCGCTCGACGCCGTGTACGTGGAGGGGCTGGTTCATGTCTCCGAGCTAGGAGACGACTACTTTCACTTCGACCCCGCGCGCCATCTCCTGCAGGGCGAGCGTCACGGCAGCCGTTTCAGGCTCGGAGACCGGGTGCGGGTGAGGCTCGTGCGGGTCGACCTGGAGCAAAGCCGGATCGATTTCGTGCTCGATCAGGCACGGGTGAGGCGCTGA
- a CDS encoding adenylosuccinate synthase: MARNVVVVGTQWGDEGKGKVVDWLTEHAQGVVRFQGGHNAGHTLVIGGRKTVLHLIPSGILHPDVRCYIGNGVVVSPHALLDELDTLERAGVAVQGRLTISEACPLILSYHVALDRARENAKGEGKIGTTGRGIGPAYEDKVARRAIRMQDLFHRERFAAKLGEVLDYHNFVLKNFFGAQTVDFQETLDSTLALAERLRPMVGDVPRMLFEASGRGDNLLFEGAQGTLLDVDHGTYPYVTSSNCVAGAAAAGSGVGPQTLHYVLGITKAYTTRVGGGPFPTELDDDIGRHLARRGNEFGATTGRPRRCGWFDAAALKRSIQINGVSGFCVTKLDVLDGVERLRIGVGYRIGAEQIDILPAGAETLAQCEPVYEEVPGWKQCTVGIKCYRDLPRNARAYLERIEQICGVPVDMISTGPEREETIVLRHPFGAR, encoded by the coding sequence ATGGCAAGAAACGTAGTGGTGGTCGGCACGCAGTGGGGCGACGAAGGCAAAGGCAAGGTGGTCGACTGGCTCACCGAGCATGCCCAGGGCGTGGTGCGTTTTCAGGGCGGGCACAACGCCGGCCACACCCTGGTGATCGGCGGCCGCAAGACGGTCCTGCATCTGATTCCTTCAGGCATCCTGCACCCGGACGTGCGTTGCTACATCGGCAACGGGGTGGTGGTCTCGCCCCACGCGCTGCTCGATGAACTCGACACGCTGGAGCGGGCAGGGGTGGCGGTGCAGGGCCGGCTGACGATCAGCGAAGCCTGTCCGCTGATCCTTTCCTACCACGTCGCGCTGGACCGTGCGCGCGAGAACGCCAAGGGCGAGGGCAAGATCGGCACCACCGGTCGCGGCATCGGCCCGGCCTACGAGGACAAGGTCGCGCGGAGGGCGATTCGGATGCAGGATCTTTTCCATCGTGAGCGCTTCGCCGCGAAGCTGGGCGAGGTGCTGGACTACCACAATTTCGTGCTCAAGAACTTTTTCGGCGCGCAGACGGTGGATTTCCAGGAGACGCTGGATTCTACGCTGGCACTGGCGGAGCGGTTGCGGCCCATGGTCGGCGACGTGCCGCGCATGCTGTTCGAGGCTTCCGGTCGCGGCGACAACCTTCTGTTCGAAGGGGCGCAGGGGACGCTGCTCGACGTCGACCATGGAACCTATCCCTACGTGACATCGAGCAACTGCGTGGCCGGCGCTGCCGCCGCAGGCAGCGGCGTGGGGCCGCAGACACTGCATTACGTGCTGGGCATCACCAAGGCCTACACCACCCGAGTGGGCGGAGGACCGTTTCCGACCGAACTCGATGACGACATCGGGCGTCACCTCGCGCGCCGTGGCAATGAATTCGGTGCGACCACCGGACGGCCGCGGCGCTGCGGATGGTTCGACGCGGCGGCGCTGAAACGCTCGATTCAGATCAACGGCGTTTCCGGCTTCTGCGTCACCAAGCTCGACGTGCTCGACGGCGTGGAGCGGCTTCGCATCGGGGTAGGCTACCGGATCGGCGCGGAGCAGATCGACATCCTGCCCGCCGGCGCGGAGACGCTGGCGCAATGCGAGCCGGTGTACGAGGAAGTGCCGGGTTGGAAGCAGTGCACGGTCGGCATCAAGTGCTACCGAGATCTTCCGCGCAACGCGCGCGCCTATCTCGAGCGCATCGAGCAGATCTGCGGCGTACCGGTGGACATGATCTCCACCGGCCCTGAGCGCGAGGAAACCATTGTGCTGCGCCATCCCTTCGGAGCGCGCTGA
- a CDS encoding ATP phosphoribosyltransferase regulatory subunit: MQKWLLPEYIDDVLPAEARRVEALRRRLLDLFAVHGYELVMPPLIEYLDSLLTGTGHDLDLRTFKLVDQLSGRLLGLRADITPQVARIDAHLLNRRGVTRLCYAGSVLHALPSGLLHSREPLQIGAELYGHAGVESDIEIQTLMLRALAAAGVSGVHLDLGHVAVFRTIVRRGAVPADREAELFQVLQAKDRPALRELTAGLDQRTREALSLLPELYGGAEVLAQARKRLTDYPDVAPCLDLLEQIASRVSGEAGELCFDLAELRGYHYHSGVVFAAYARGRTEAIARGGRYDEVGRAFGRARPATGFSIDLRDLAALSRVDGAASRVLAPYAPQDAALQAEILRLRQSGTTVVIDLPGHAEAREELECDAELAQKEGRWTVVRCGG; the protein is encoded by the coding sequence ATGCAGAAGTGGCTGCTGCCCGAATACATCGATGACGTCCTGCCGGCGGAGGCGCGCAGGGTGGAGGCGCTGCGCCGCCGTCTGCTCGACCTGTTCGCCGTGCACGGCTACGAGCTGGTCATGCCGCCCCTGATCGAGTATCTCGATTCGTTGCTGACAGGTACCGGACACGACCTGGATCTGCGGACGTTCAAACTCGTCGACCAGCTTTCCGGGCGGCTGCTCGGATTGCGGGCGGACATCACGCCCCAGGTGGCGCGCATCGACGCGCACCTGCTCAATCGCCGCGGGGTCACCCGCCTGTGCTACGCCGGCAGCGTGCTTCATGCGCTGCCCTCGGGCTTGCTGCACAGCCGCGAGCCGCTGCAGATCGGGGCCGAACTGTACGGTCATGCCGGCGTGGAAAGCGATATCGAGATTCAGACCTTGATGCTGCGGGCGCTGGCCGCGGCAGGGGTGTCGGGCGTGCATCTCGACCTTGGGCACGTCGCGGTGTTCCGCACCATCGTGCGCCGTGGCGCAGTACCCGCGGATCGCGAAGCTGAACTGTTCCAGGTTTTGCAGGCCAAGGACCGGCCCGCGCTGCGCGAGCTCACGGCCGGCCTCGATCAGCGCACGCGCGAGGCCTTGTCGTTGTTGCCCGAACTGTATGGCGGCGCGGAAGTGCTGGCGCAAGCCAGGAAGCGTCTGACGGACTATCCGGACGTCGCGCCTTGCCTGGATCTGCTCGAGCAGATCGCCTCGCGGGTTTCAGGGGAAGCGGGCGAGCTGTGCTTCGATCTGGCCGAGCTGCGCGGTTATCACTATCACAGCGGGGTGGTCTTCGCCGCTTACGCGCGCGGCAGGACCGAAGCGATCGCCCGCGGCGGCCGCTACGACGAAGTGGGCAGGGCGTTCGGCCGGGCGCGCCCCGCCACAGGTTTCAGCATCGACCTGCGCGACCTGGCGGCCCTTTCCCGCGTGGACGGTGCGGCCAGCCGTGTGCTCGCGCCTTATGCGCCGCAGGACGCCGCGCTGCAGGCCGAGATCTTGCGGCTGCGCCAGTCGGGCACGACGGTCGTCATCGACCTCCCCGGGCACGCCGAGGCTCGCGAGGAGCTGGAGTGCGACGCCGAACTCGCGCAAAAAGAGGGACGATGGACGGTAGTACGGTGCGGTGGCTGA
- a CDS encoding DUF2065 domain-containing protein: MEGYWGSLLTAVGLMLVLEGILPFLSPRGWRETFRRLTEMTDGQVRFIGLSSMIAGLLLLLLSR; encoded by the coding sequence ATGGAAGGCTACTGGGGAAGCCTGTTGACCGCGGTGGGGCTGATGCTCGTGCTGGAGGGAATTCTGCCCTTTCTGTCCCCCCGCGGCTGGCGCGAGACGTTTCGCCGGCTGACGGAGATGACCGATGGTCAGGTTCGCTTCATCGGCTTGAGTTCGATGATTGCCGGCCTCCTCCTGCTGTTGCTGTCGAGATAA
- the hflC gene encoding protease modulator HflC — protein sequence MKPTATSVLVGIVVVLVLASLSLYTVDQRQHAMVFRLGEIVATRTQPGLYAKIPLIDNVRYFDVRILTFDAEEPERFLTSEKKNVLVDSFVKWRIKDVRQYYISVRGDEALARIRLQQTVNDSLRAEFGKRTVHEVVSGERDKIMDVVREKLDNDAAKIGVQVLDVRLKRVDLTQEVSESVYRRMEAERKRVANELRSTGFAEAEKIRADADKQREIIVAEAYRNAQRIKGEGDARAAAIYARAFEADPEFYAFYRSLEAYRQSFRNKSDLLILEPESDFFKYLRNPRAR from the coding sequence ATGAAACCGACCGCCACTTCCGTGCTGGTGGGCATCGTGGTCGTACTGGTGCTGGCGAGCCTGAGCCTGTACACCGTGGACCAGCGCCAGCACGCGATGGTGTTCCGGCTCGGAGAGATCGTGGCCACCCGGACGCAGCCCGGCCTGTACGCCAAGATCCCGCTGATCGACAACGTGCGTTACTTCGACGTGCGCATCCTGACCTTCGACGCAGAAGAACCGGAGCGTTTCCTGACGTCCGAGAAGAAGAACGTCTTGGTCGACTCCTTTGTCAAGTGGCGGATCAAGGACGTGCGCCAGTACTACATCAGCGTTCGCGGCGACGAGGCGCTGGCTCGCATCCGGTTGCAGCAGACGGTGAACGACAGCCTGCGCGCCGAATTCGGCAAGCGCACGGTGCACGAGGTGGTTTCCGGCGAGCGCGACAAGATCATGGACGTGGTGCGCGAGAAGCTGGACAACGACGCGGCGAAGATCGGAGTCCAGGTACTGGACGTTCGGCTCAAGCGGGTCGATCTCACGCAGGAAGTCAGCGAGTCCGTCTACCGCAGGATGGAAGCCGAGCGCAAGCGGGTGGCCAACGAGCTGCGCTCCACCGGTTTCGCCGAGGCCGAGAAGATTCGGGCCGACGCCGACAAGCAAAGAGAGATCATCGTCGCCGAAGCCTACCGGAACGCGCAGCGCATCAAGGGGGAGGGCGACGCCAGGGCCGCGGCGATCTACGCGCGGGCCTTCGAGGCCGATCCGGAGTTCTATGCCTTCTACCGGAGCCTCGAAGCCTACCGCCAGAGCTTCCGCAACAAGAGCGATCTGCTCATCCTCGAACCGGAGTCCGACTTCTTCAAGTACCTGCGCAATCCGCGGGCAAGATAA
- the hflK gene encoding FtsH protease activity modulator HflK: MALNDPQWGRRGNDGPPDLDELWRRFNQRMGSIFGRRAGGGRPEGPGRAGGGVWLVVALAFLVWVASGFYIVDASQRGVVLRFGKYSETTQPGPRWHLPWPMESVEVVNVSEVRTVEVGYRNNVRSKVLNESLMLTDDENIIDLQFAVQYVRADPESYLFYNREPDQAVMQVAESAIREIVGRNKMDYVLYEGREQIAANAQSLMQQILDRYQTGIAISKVTMQNAQPPEQVQAAFDDAVRANQDRERQINEGQAYFNDVVPKARGTAARLVQEAEGYRQRVISAAEGDAARFRQVVAEYRKAPRVTRDRLYLDAMQDVLSSATKIVIDQRANSNLLFLPLDKLLQAAASAVEGAGRASAPEPLTAPPAPTGEAPGRTRDAFRSRDRESR, encoded by the coding sequence ATGGCACTGAACGATCCGCAGTGGGGTCGACGCGGCAATGACGGTCCGCCCGACCTTGACGAGCTGTGGCGCAGATTCAATCAGCGCATGGGCTCGATCTTCGGCAGGCGCGCAGGAGGGGGCCGCCCCGAGGGCCCCGGGCGCGCCGGCGGCGGCGTCTGGCTGGTCGTGGCGCTCGCATTTCTGGTGTGGGTGGCCAGCGGCTTCTACATCGTCGACGCGAGTCAGCGCGGAGTGGTGCTGCGTTTCGGAAAGTATTCGGAGACGACCCAGCCCGGCCCGCGCTGGCACCTGCCGTGGCCGATGGAGTCGGTGGAGGTCGTCAACGTTTCCGAGGTGCGCACGGTGGAAGTGGGCTATCGCAACAACGTACGCAGCAAGGTGCTCAACGAATCGCTGATGCTCACCGACGACGAGAACATTATCGATCTGCAGTTCGCGGTGCAGTACGTGCGCGCCGACCCGGAGAGCTATCTCTTCTACAACCGCGAACCGGATCAGGCGGTGATGCAGGTCGCGGAGTCGGCGATCCGGGAAATCGTGGGCCGCAACAAGATGGACTACGTGCTCTACGAAGGTCGAGAGCAGATCGCGGCCAACGCGCAGAGCCTGATGCAGCAAATCCTGGACCGCTACCAGACGGGCATCGCCATCAGCAAGGTGACGATGCAGAACGCGCAGCCGCCGGAGCAGGTTCAAGCCGCCTTCGACGACGCGGTGCGCGCCAATCAGGACCGCGAGCGGCAGATCAACGAAGGCCAGGCCTACTTCAACGACGTCGTGCCCAAGGCACGCGGCACGGCCGCACGCCTGGTCCAGGAGGCCGAAGGCTACCGGCAGCGCGTGATCTCCGCCGCGGAGGGCGACGCGGCGCGCTTCCGTCAGGTGGTGGCCGAGTATCGCAAGGCGCCGCGCGTGACCCGTGACCGCCTGTATCTCGACGCCATGCAGGACGTGCTCTCCAGCGCGACCAAGATCGTGATCGATCAGCGTGCCAACAGCAATCTGCTGTTTCTTCCCCTCGACAAGCTGCTGCAGGCCGCGGCCTCCGCAGTGGAAGGCGCGGGGCGTGCCTCCGCACCGGAGCCGCTGACTGCCCCGCCAGCGCCGACGGGCGAGGCGCCCGGACGCACGCGCGACGCCTTTCGCAGCCGCGATCGGGAGTCGCGATGA
- the hflX gene encoding GTPase HflX, producing MFERPRGGDRAVLVSLDLNEPDYTESTEEIRRLAQSAGVDCAALIRGRRQRPDAATFAGSGKVEEIARTIGEVAAGLVVFNHDLSPAQQRNLERRLGCRVVDRTTLILDIFAQRAKSHEGKLQVELAQLEHLATRLVGGWTHLERQKGGIGLRGPGETQLETDRRLLARRVKVLRDKLGAVQRQRATQRRARSRSKVFSVSIVGYTNAGKSTLFNRLTRGGVYAADQLFATLDTTTRRLAQASGRDVVISDTVGFIRDLPHTLVAAFRATLEETAQADLLLHVVDSSSAIRDAQVAEVNKVLAEIRADAVPQWLVYNKIDAAGWSPGVQRDAYGKICAIRLSALTGEGIEQLQALLGEIQDISRRELALAIA from the coding sequence ATGTTCGAACGCCCGCGCGGCGGTGACCGCGCCGTACTCGTAAGCCTCGATCTCAACGAACCGGACTACACGGAAAGCACCGAGGAGATTCGTCGGCTCGCGCAAAGCGCAGGCGTTGATTGTGCGGCGCTGATCAGGGGCCGGCGTCAACGACCCGATGCGGCGACGTTCGCAGGCAGTGGCAAGGTGGAGGAGATCGCCCGCACGATCGGTGAGGTCGCTGCCGGGTTGGTGGTCTTCAACCACGATCTTTCGCCCGCCCAGCAGCGCAACCTCGAAAGGCGCCTTGGCTGCCGGGTGGTGGACCGCACCACTCTGATCCTGGACATCTTCGCGCAGCGCGCCAAAAGTCACGAAGGCAAGTTGCAGGTCGAACTGGCGCAACTGGAGCATCTGGCAACCAGGCTGGTGGGAGGCTGGACCCACCTGGAACGACAGAAGGGCGGTATCGGGTTGCGCGGACCGGGTGAAACCCAGCTCGAAACCGACCGACGGCTGCTCGCCCGGCGCGTGAAGGTGCTGCGCGACAAGCTCGGAGCCGTTCAGCGCCAGCGCGCGACGCAAAGGCGCGCGCGCAGCCGCAGCAAGGTCTTCTCGGTGTCGATCGTGGGCTACACCAATGCCGGCAAATCCACCCTGTTCAACCGGCTGACCCGTGGCGGCGTATATGCGGCCGATCAGCTCTTCGCCACTCTGGACACGACCACGCGACGCCTCGCGCAGGCCAGCGGCCGCGACGTGGTGATCTCGGATACCGTAGGCTTCATCCGCGACTTGCCTCATACACTGGTCGCCGCCTTCCGGGCGACGCTGGAAGAGACCGCGCAGGCGGATCTGCTGCTCCACGTGGTGGACAGCTCGAGTGCGATACGCGATGCGCAGGTCGCGGAAGTCAATAAAGTACTCGCCGAAATTCGCGCAGATGCCGTCCCGCAGTGGCTGGTCTACAACAAGATCGACGCCGCCGGATGGTCGCCGGGAGTGCAGCGCGATGCCTATGGTAAGATCTGCGCGATCCGTCTGAGCGCGCTCACCGGCGAGGGCATCGAACAGTTGCAGGCGCTGCTCGGCGAAATCCAGGACATCAGCCGCAGGGAACTCGCGCTCGCCATCGCGTGA
- the hfq gene encoding RNA chaperone Hfq: MSAKGQLLQDPFLNTLRKEHVPVSIYLVNGIKLQGQIESFDQYVVLLKNTVTQMVYKHAISTVVPARPVSLNLDHGTED, from the coding sequence ATGAGCGCCAAAGGGCAATTGTTACAAGACCCGTTCTTGAATACGCTTCGCAAGGAGCACGTGCCGGTATCGATCTATCTCGTCAACGGCATCAAGCTTCAAGGGCAAATCGAATCCTTCGATCAGTATGTGGTGCTGCTGAAGAACACCGTGACCCAGATGGTGTACAAGCACGCGATCTCGACCGTGGTACCCGCCCGGCCGGTCAGCTTGAACCTGGATCACGGCACGGAAGACTGA
- the der gene encoding ribosome biogenesis GTPase Der, with protein sequence MKPTVVLVGRPNVGKSTLFNRLTRSRAALVADVPGLTRDRHYGHARHEGKAFLVVDTGGLEPASDDALFREMARQTRQAIDESDAVVFLVDARQGLTSQDRAVARELRRSGKRIVVAVNKAEGMDASQACADFHELALGEPIAISAAHAEGMGALLDCIVQGLPEAAEEQVRGQHPKIAVVGRPNVGKSTLVNALLGEERLIAFDQPGTTRDSIYVDFERGGKRYTLIDTAGVRRRGRIEDAVEKFSVVKTLQAIEDANVVVLVLDATQEIAEQDAHLAGFVLEAGRALVVAVNKWDAADAERRARVKRDYDRKLAFLDFADLHFICARAATGLAPLLRSVDAAYGAAMAKLPTPKLTRVLQEATQKQAPPRAGPVRPKLRYAHQGGTNPPLIVIHGNALNRVSDGYRRYLERAFSSAFLLRGTPVRIVFKQGRNPFAQRG encoded by the coding sequence GTGAAACCTACCGTCGTTCTGGTCGGCCGGCCCAACGTGGGCAAGTCCACGCTGTTCAACCGGCTCACCCGCTCCCGCGCCGCGCTGGTGGCCGACGTGCCGGGGCTGACGCGCGACCGGCACTACGGGCATGCGCGCCATGAGGGCAAAGCTTTCCTGGTGGTGGACACCGGCGGGCTCGAACCGGCCAGCGATGACGCGCTGTTCAGGGAGATGGCGCGCCAGACGCGACAGGCGATCGATGAGTCCGACGCAGTGGTGTTTCTGGTCGATGCGCGCCAGGGACTCACTTCGCAGGACCGCGCCGTCGCCCGAGAACTGCGCCGGAGCGGCAAGCGGATCGTGGTCGCGGTGAACAAGGCCGAGGGAATGGACGCCTCGCAGGCCTGCGCCGATTTCCACGAACTGGCGCTCGGCGAGCCCATCGCGATCTCCGCAGCGCACGCAGAAGGCATGGGGGCCCTGCTCGATTGCATCGTGCAGGGGCTGCCGGAAGCTGCCGAAGAACAAGTCCGGGGGCAACATCCGAAGATCGCGGTGGTGGGACGGCCGAACGTGGGCAAGTCCACGCTCGTCAACGCGCTGCTCGGCGAGGAGCGCCTGATCGCTTTCGACCAGCCCGGTACGACGCGCGACAGCATCTACGTCGATTTCGAGCGCGGCGGCAAGCGCTATACCCTGATCGACACGGCGGGCGTGCGACGCAGGGGCAGGATCGAGGATGCGGTCGAGAAGTTCTCTGTGGTGAAGACGCTGCAGGCGATCGAGGACGCCAACGTGGTCGTGCTCGTTCTGGATGCTACCCAGGAGATCGCCGAGCAGGACGCGCATCTGGCTGGCTTCGTTCTCGAAGCGGGGCGGGCGCTGGTCGTGGCCGTCAACAAATGGGATGCTGCGGACGCCGAGCGGCGCGCGCGCGTGAAACGGGACTACGACCGCAAGCTGGCGTTCCTCGATTTCGCCGATCTGCACTTCATTTGCGCGCGAGCGGCGACCGGGCTCGCGCCGCTCCTGCGCAGCGTGGACGCGGCCTATGGTGCGGCCATGGCGAAGCTGCCGACCCCGAAGCTTACGCGGGTGCTGCAGGAAGCCACGCAGAAACAGGCGCCTCCGCGCGCCGGTCCGGTGCGGCCCAAGTTGCGCTATGCGCACCAGGGCGGAACCAATCCGCCGCTCATCGTCATTCACGGCAATGCGCTCAACCGGGTGAGCGACGGCTATCGGCGCTACCTGGAGCGCGCGTTCTCGAGCGCCTTTCTGCTCAGGGGCACGCCGGTGAGGATCGTCTTCAAGCAAGGCAGAAACCCTTTTGCCCAACGAGGTTAG